The Candidatus Neomarinimicrobiota bacterium genomic sequence GCAATGACGTCTTCCATGCCCAGCTCTCCGGCCAGGCCGGCGGCCCCCTTGGAGAGGCTGGCATCGAAGACCACCTGGGTCTTGCCGTAACGGTCCCGCAGATCGATAAATATGAGGCCGCCGTGCTCCCGCTTGCTGTGAATCCAGCCACACAGCACCACCTCCTGGCCGGCATCGCCCTTGCGCAGCTGGCCGCAGGAGTGGGTGCGCTTGAGTTTCATCTCATGTGCCGGATTGAAAAGCCCCGCGAATATACGGGGCAGCGGGGTGGGGTCCTATCATGGGTGGCCGCGGTGGCTCAGGCCTGGCCGTTCCCCACCGCCAGCCGGACCAGCGCACGCTGCAGGGCGGCCTGGGCCCGGGCTTCGTCAAGGGTTTTGTCTCTGGCCTTTTCCCGCAGGCGCTCTCGGGCACGCTGCGCCGCGCGCTCCGCCCGGGGCGTATCAATCTCCGTGGTCTCTTCGGCCGTCTCCACCAGGAGCTGCACGTTGTTGCCGTGAATATCGGCGTAGCCGCCGTTGGTGGCGAAGGTGCGCGTCTGGCTCTCGGCGGTCACTTTCAGCGTCCCCGTGTCAAGGGCAATCATGGCCCGGGTGTGCCCGGCCAGCACACCGAACAGGCCATCGCTTGAAGGCGCCCGCAGATAGGTCACCGGCCCGCAGTCAATCACGCGGGTGGGGGTGACGATCTCTAGTTGAAAGGACTGGGGCATTGTCAATTGTTGATTGTCGATCGTCCCGAGGGACCCCTGTGGGGACGAATGTTGAATGCTAATTCGTTCCTCGTCATTGCTTACCTCTTCGCTATTCAATCGTCAATTGTCAATCGTCGATTTCTTGGCCTTGTCCACCACCTCGTCGATGGTGCCGCAATAGAGAAAAGCGCTTTCGGGATACTCGTCCATATCACCCTTGAGGATCGCCTCAAAGCCCGCCAGCGTATCCGCCAACTTGAGATAGCGCCCCTCCGTATTGGTGAAGGCCTCGGCCACAAAAAATGGCTGCGAGAGGAAACGCTGTATGCGCCGGGAGCGGCCCACCACCAATTTATCCTCTTCGCTGAGCTCGTCCATGCCCAGGATGGCGATGATATCCTGCAGGTCCTGGTACTTCTGCAGCGTCCGCTGCACGTCCCGGGCAACGCGGTAGTGGCGCTCGCCGATGATACGGGGATCGAGTATGCGGGAGGTGGACGCCAGCGGATCCACCGCCGGGTAGATGCCCAGGTCGACAATGGCCCGATCCAGGACGGTGGTGGCATCCAAGTGGGCGAAAGTGGTGGCCGGAGCGGGGTCGGTAAGATCATCGGCGGGCACGTAGACCGCCTGCACGGAGGTAATGGACCCTTTCCGGGTGGAAGCGATGCGCTCCTGAAGCTCCCCCATCTCCGTTCCCAGGGTAGGCTGGTAGCCCACTGCGGAAGGCATGCGCCCCAGCAGCGCCGACACTTCGGAGCCCGCCTGCGTAAAGCGGAAAATGTTGTCGATAAACAGCAGGACGTCCTTGCCCTCCTCGTCGCGAAAGTACTCGGCAATCGCCAGGCTGGAGAGGGCCACTCTCAAGCGCGCTCCGGGCGGCTCGGTCATTTGGCCGAACACCAGCGCAGTCTTGTCGATCACCCCCGATGCCTTCATCTCCAGATAGAGGTCGTTGCCCTCGCGGGTGCGCTCTCCCACGCCGCCGAAGACGGAGTAGCCGCCATGCTCAAAGGCCACGTTGCGGATAAGCTCCTGCAGGATGACCGTTTTGCCCACACCGGCTCCGCCGAACAGGCCGGTCTTGCCGCCCCGGGTGAACGGCTCCAGCAGGTCGATAACCTTGATGCCCGTTTCCAGCATTTCCGTCGAGGTGCTCAACTCCTCGTACTTGGGGGCCGCGCGATGAATGGGGTAACGTTTCTCGGCCTTGATCGGGCCCTGCAGATCAATGGGGTCGCCAATAACGTTCATGATTCGGCCCAAAGTTCCGGGGCCCACCGGCACGCTGATAGGTCCGCCGGTGTCTTTCACCGCCGTGCCCCGCGTCAAGCCGTCCGTGGAATCCATGGCAATGGTCCGCACCTGGTTTTCACCCAAATGCTGTGCCACTTCCAACACCAGTCGCCCCTCCCCCCGTTCGATCTCCAGCGCGTTGTAAATCTCGGGCAAATCATCGCCCTCAAACTGAACGTCAACAACCGCACCCATAATCTGGGATATCTTACCGGTCTGCATGCAGCTACCTTATCAGGCTCAGGCGGCCGTTCGCAGCGCTTCGGCGCCACCAACGATGTCCAAAATTTCCCTGGTTATGGCCGATTGGCGGGCCTTGTTATAGTGCATCTGCAGCTGCTCGATAACGTCCATCGCATTCTGGGTGGCATTATCCATGGCCGTCATCCGCGCCGCCTGCTCCGCGGCATACGACTCCAGCAGATAGCGCCAGATTTGGACGTTCAGATGCCGTGGCACCAGCCCCTCCACTACAGCGGCCATGGATGGTTCGAAGAGCACCTGGCTGGTATCCACCGGACGCCCCTCTTCCAGTGCCAGGGGCAGCAGCCGCTGCTCGCGCTGCTCCTGCACCATGACATTCTTGAACTGGTTAAAGAACACCAGTACCTCATCCACATCGCCGGTCAGGAAGCGGTGCGAAATCTCCCGGCCAAAGGCCATGGCATGGTCAAAGCGCAGCTCTGACCAGAAGTCGATATGATCCGCAAGAATTTCGTACTCGCGGTGCCGGAAGTGATCACGTCCTTTGCGCCCGATACAAATCAGATCCACCCGGTCCCGTCCCAGCTCGATGATCCGCCGCTCAGCCA encodes the following:
- the atpC gene encoding ATP synthase F1 subunit epsilon, translating into MPQSFQLEIVTPTRVIDCGPVTYLRAPSSDGLFGVLAGHTRAMIALDTGTLKVTAESQTRTFATNGGYADIHGNNVQLLVETAEETTEIDTPRAERAAQRARERLREKARDKTLDEARAQAALQRALVRLAVGNGQA
- the atpD gene encoding F0F1 ATP synthase subunit beta — protein: MQTGKISQIMGAVVDVQFEGDDLPEIYNALEIERGEGRLVLEVAQHLGENQVRTIAMDSTDGLTRGTAVKDTGGPISVPVGPGTLGRIMNVIGDPIDLQGPIKAEKRYPIHRAAPKYEELSTSTEMLETGIKVIDLLEPFTRGGKTGLFGGAGVGKTVILQELIRNVAFEHGGYSVFGGVGERTREGNDLYLEMKASGVIDKTALVFGQMTEPPGARLRVALSSLAIAEYFRDEEGKDVLLFIDNIFRFTQAGSEVSALLGRMPSAVGYQPTLGTEMGELQERIASTRKGSITSVQAVYVPADDLTDPAPATTFAHLDATTVLDRAIVDLGIYPAVDPLASTSRILDPRIIGERHYRVARDVQRTLQKYQDLQDIIAILGMDELSEEDKLVVGRSRRIQRFLSQPFFVAEAFTNTEGRYLKLADTLAGFEAILKGDMDEYPESAFLYCGTIDEVVDKAKKSTIDN
- the atpG gene encoding ATP synthase F1 subunit gamma produces the protein MVSLKIIRRRISSVKSIQQVTKAMKLVAAAKLRRAQQNMQQARPYATRLSDVLFGLLPHIDRQLLPLLELRPEVRRSLVVVVTSDRGMAGGFNSNLVKLAERRIIELGRDRVDLICIGRKGRDHFRHREYEILADHIDFWSELRFDHAMAFGREISHRFLTGDVDEVLVFFNQFKNVMVQEQREQRLLPLALEEGRPVDTSQVLFEPSMAAVVEGLVPRHLNVQIWRYLLESYAAEQAARMTAMDNATQNAMDVIEQLQMHYNKARQSAITREILDIVGGAEALRTAA